The following nucleotide sequence is from Pedobacter sp. PACM 27299.
TATCTTCTACAATCAAACCGATAGTTTTGGTATTCCCTGTCCGCAGACTTCTTGCGATCTGATTCGGTTTAAAGCCTAGCTCAAGAATAATCCCTTCTACGCGTTTGATCACCTCCTTGCTGATGCGCATCTTTTCGGCTTTGCCATTTAAGATAAAGGAGACTGTGGTGATGGATACTTCTGCTTTTTTTGCAATATCCTTAATAGATGGAGGTTTCATTCGTAATATAATTTACAGGCAATCTAGAGAATTAATTGTTAATCTCCTCAAAATATTTACCTGCAATTTTAACAAAGGCATCTTCATTTAAAGGTTTATGTAAGTAATTCCTAATTTCTTCATTCGCAGAAGCCATCAGTTCGTCGTCAGGATTCAAAGAAGTAGTCAGCATAACAACGATTGTTTTCGATTTATGCGCGACATCAATTTTCCGATATTCTTCCATAAAGTCCCAGCCGCTCATACCTGGCATATTGATATCCAGAAAGATGAGACCAGGCCTCAGCATACCTGCATCATTCGCATATTTACCTGAAAAAGTCAAATAATCCAAAGCTTCCCTCGCCGAGGTAATCGCCATAATATTCACTTCTATATTTGTATTCTGAACTATTTTCCGATGGATATAATTGGTGGGAATGTCGTCATCAACAAGCAATACACAATTAAGATCCTTAAATTTTTTCATACGCTATCGATCATTTTTAAGGCTAAAACAAAACGTACTACCCTCATTAGGGGTGGATTTTACAAAGATCTCCCCGCCATGGAGCTCCACAATCTTTTTACAATGAGAAAGTCCAATGCCATGTCCAACATATTCTTCCTTACTATTTAAACGTTGAAAAATCAAAAATATCTTTTCCTTATAGCGCTCTTCAATTCCGATTCCATTGTCGCTAAACTCAAAGTTCCAATGCTGCTCGGCATAGGAGGCAGTCACCTGAATTTTCAATATACCTTCTTTTTTCCGGAATTTTAAAGCATTGCTGAATAAGTGTCTAAAAAGCTGCTTCAACGCCTTTTCATAAGCAGGAACACGCGGTAAATTGTCATAATCAACTTCCAGATGGAACAAGTCAGTTTCTTCAGCAAACTCCTGCTGAAGCGCGGCCATTAAATCATTGCAATCCAATAATTCCTTTGGCTCATGAGTCCCCAAACGCGCATAATCTAAAACACCTTTGATCAGGTGTTTCATTTTTTCAGCGGATTCAGCGATGTAATCCAGGTACAAAGCGCCGTTCTCATCGAACTGTTCTCCATACTCCTTCTTCAATAAGCCCGTAAAGTTTTTAACGGTCAATAGCGGCTCCTGCAAGTCATGGGATGCAATATATACAAACTGTTCCAGTTCTTTATTTCTGAATTCCAGCACCCTCGCATATTCCTTCAGGGCCTTTTCAGAGTTCAGCTTATCCGTAAGGTCTCTGGTAAACTTAGAAAAGCCAATCACCTCATTCTCGTCATCATAAACAGTGGTAATGGTCACATGTGCCCAGAATTGCTCCCCATTTTTCTTGATGCGCCAACCACGATGATGTGCTTTACCATTCAATACCGCCTCTTCCAGCAAATGATCAGGTATTTTATTGACTCTGGCTTCTTCGGTATAAAACAACCTGAAATCCATGCCCAACATCTCCTCAGCGGTATATCCTTTGATCATCTCCGCTCCTTTGTTCCAACTGCTGACACATCCATGCTGATCAAGAAATAAAATCGCATAATCC
It contains:
- a CDS encoding response regulator; translation: MKKFKDLNCVLLVDDDIPTNYIHRKIVQNTNIEVNIMAITSAREALDYLTFSGKYANDAGMLRPGLIFLDINMPGMSGWDFMEEYRKIDVAHKSKTIVVMLTTSLNPDDELMASANEEIRNYLHKPLNEDAFVKIAGKYFEEINN
- a CDS encoding sensor histidine kinase; the encoded protein is MQNNLSQPQPLLLKMLGEIEDYAILFLDQHGCVSSWNKGAEMIKGYTAEEMLGMDFRLFYTEEARVNKIPDHLLEEAVLNGKAHHRGWRIKKNGEQFWAHVTITTVYDDENEVIGFSKFTRDLTDKLNSEKALKEYARVLEFRNKELEQFVYIASHDLQEPLLTVKNFTGLLKKEYGEQFDENGALYLDYIAESAEKMKHLIKGVLDYARLGTHEPKELLDCNDLMAALQQEFAEETDLFHLEVDYDNLPRVPAYEKALKQLFRHLFSNALKFRKKEGILKIQVTASYAEQHWNFEFSDNGIGIEERYKEKIFLIFQRLNSKEEYVGHGIGLSHCKKIVELHGGEIFVKSTPNEGSTFCFSLKNDR